In Streptomyces thermolilacinus SPC6, a single genomic region encodes these proteins:
- a CDS encoding 5-formyltetrahydrofolate cyclo-ligase, giving the protein MPDSGRQRVPDKAGLRTQLLAARTLLTTEDVQRATAALAAAALELPELAEARTVAAYVSVGREPGTRALIDALHARGVRVLLPVLMADNDLDWGVYEGVEGLAKARLGLLEPSGPRLGPDAVTEADAVLLPGLAVDARGMRLGRGGGSYDRVLARLARVGADPALVVLLYAHEVVARVPEEPHDHPVHAVVTPDGVRRFTAPRPV; this is encoded by the coding sequence GTGCCGGACAGCGGGCGGCAGCGGGTGCCGGACAAGGCGGGGCTGCGGACCCAACTGCTGGCGGCCAGGACCCTGCTGACCACCGAGGACGTCCAGCGGGCCACCGCGGCCCTCGCCGCCGCCGCGCTGGAGCTGCCCGAACTGGCGGAGGCCCGTACGGTCGCCGCGTACGTCTCCGTGGGGCGCGAGCCGGGCACGCGCGCGCTGATCGACGCGCTGCACGCGCGGGGCGTACGGGTCCTGCTTCCGGTCCTGATGGCCGACAACGACCTGGACTGGGGGGTCTACGAGGGCGTGGAGGGCCTCGCCAAGGCGCGGCTGGGCCTGCTGGAGCCGTCGGGACCCCGCCTCGGCCCGGACGCCGTCACGGAGGCGGACGCGGTGCTGCTGCCGGGCCTCGCGGTGGACGCGCGGGGCATGCGGCTGGGCCGTGGCGGCGGCTCGTACGACCGCGTACTGGCCCGCCTCGCGCGCGTAGGGGCCGATCCGGCGCTCGTCGTGCTCCTCTACGCGCACGAGGTGGTCGCCCGGGTCCCGGAGGAACCGCACGACCACCCCGTGCACGCGGTGGTGACCCCGGACGGCGTACGGCGGTTCACCGCACCCCGCCCGGTCTGA
- the galU gene encoding UTP--glucose-1-phosphate uridylyltransferase GalU: protein MTQSHPRINKAVIPAAGLGTRFLPATKATPKEMLPVVDKPAIQYVVEEAVGAGLHDVLMITGRNKRPLEDHFDRNYELEEALDRKGDHERLDRIRASNDLATMHYVRQGDPRGLGHAVLCAAPHVGDQPFAVLLGDDLIDPRDPLLSRMVEVQEAQGGSVVALMEVDPAQIHLYGCAAVEPTIEADVVRVTDLVEKPDRADAPSNYAVIGRYVLDPAIFGILRETEPGRGGEIQLTDALHKLAVDEKAGGPVHGVVFKGRRYDTGDRGDYLRAIVRLACEREDLGPEFRSWLRRYVTEEMQAP, encoded by the coding sequence ATGACTCAGTCGCACCCCAGGATCAACAAGGCTGTCATCCCCGCCGCGGGACTCGGCACCCGGTTCCTGCCTGCCACGAAGGCCACTCCCAAGGAGATGCTGCCTGTCGTCGACAAACCCGCCATCCAGTACGTGGTGGAGGAGGCGGTGGGTGCCGGACTGCACGACGTGCTGATGATCACCGGCCGGAACAAGCGGCCCCTGGAGGACCACTTCGACCGGAACTACGAGCTGGAGGAGGCCCTCGACCGGAAGGGCGACCACGAGCGGCTGGACCGGATCAGGGCCTCCAACGACCTGGCGACCATGCACTACGTCCGCCAGGGCGACCCGCGCGGCCTGGGCCACGCCGTCCTGTGCGCCGCCCCGCACGTGGGCGACCAGCCGTTCGCCGTGCTCCTGGGTGACGACCTGATCGACCCGCGCGACCCGCTGCTGTCCCGGATGGTGGAGGTCCAGGAGGCCCAGGGCGGCAGCGTCGTGGCCCTCATGGAGGTGGACCCGGCGCAGATCCACCTCTACGGCTGCGCCGCCGTGGAACCCACCATCGAGGCCGACGTCGTCAGGGTCACCGACCTCGTGGAGAAGCCCGACCGCGCCGACGCCCCCAGCAACTACGCCGTCATCGGCCGGTACGTCCTGGACCCGGCGATCTTCGGGATACTGCGCGAGACCGAGCCCGGCCGGGGCGGCGAGATCCAGCTGACCGACGCCCTGCACAAGCTGGCTGTCGACGAGAAGGCCGGAGGCCCCGTCCACGGCGTCGTCTTCAAGGGCCGCCGCTACGACACCGGCGACCGCGGCGACTATCTGCGGGCGATTGTCAGACTCGCGTGCGAACGTGAAGATCTGGGACCGGAGTTCCGATCCTGGCTCCGCCGTTACGTCACCGAGGAGATGCAGGCGCCGTGA